A genomic stretch from Serratia entomophila includes:
- the kefF gene encoding glutathione-regulated potassium-efflux system oxidoreductase KefF produces MILIIYAHPYPRHSHANQRLLQAVRDLPEVEVRSLYELYPDFNIDINAEQRALERADMVVLQHPMQWYSFPPLLKLWIDKVLEHGWAYGHEGDALVGKDCLWAVTSGGDEQHFELGDFPNFAALAQPLQATAVYCGMNWQPYFAVHNTFTCNEPALIAAGEAYRQRLVEYLMEHSEPVEQGASHG; encoded by the coding sequence ATGATTTTGATTATTTACGCCCATCCCTATCCCCGGCATTCTCATGCCAACCAGCGGCTGCTGCAGGCGGTGAGGGATCTTCCCGAGGTAGAGGTGCGCTCGCTGTATGAGCTGTACCCCGATTTCAATATCGATATCAACGCCGAACAGCGCGCTCTGGAACGTGCCGACATGGTGGTGCTGCAACACCCGATGCAGTGGTACAGCTTTCCGCCGCTGCTGAAGTTATGGATCGACAAGGTGCTGGAACACGGCTGGGCCTACGGCCACGAAGGCGATGCGCTGGTGGGCAAGGACTGCCTGTGGGCGGTGACCAGCGGCGGTGATGAACAGCATTTCGAACTGGGAGACTTCCCGAATTTCGCCGCGCTGGCGCAGCCGCTGCAGGCGACCGCGGTCTATTGCGGTATGAACTGGCAGCCCTATTTTGCGGTGCATAATACCTTTACCTGCAACGAACCGGCGCTGATTGCCGCCGGGGAGGCCTACCGCCAACGGCTGGTCGAGTATCTGATGGAACACAGCGAACCGGTAGAACAGGGAGCCAGCCATGGATAA
- a CDS encoding IS3 family transposase (programmed frameshift) yields the protein MKYSLPFKLDVVRYYLTGHGSQRQTARKFSVAHVQLRRWIAAYQHHGEPGLQPGRQRHYTPEFKLSVVEFALSNPFSLADVAAQFDIPSYTTLEHWVKLYQENGAEALNRNQRGRRMYQHPKTPHADKSPDELTPEEMREEIEFLRAQNDYIKKLRALMPGKRCPGTAERAKIVTALRQEHRLDRLLHAGGLARSTYYYCCKVGRVPDKYREAKQRIAEVFNVHKGRYGYRRITCVMRKEGYGLNHKTVQKLMTALQLKSPVRRKKYRSYKGNTGKLAPNLLQRNFTAQCPNQKWVTDVTEFRVGEDKLYLSPVLDLYNGEIIAYEVARRAEFRLVKRMLDKAVSRMKPGEQLLLHSDQGWHYQMAAYQHALRVNGIKQSMSRKGNCLDNAVMENFFGHLKAELYYLQRFESVEHLAQEIDIYIDYYNSHRIRQKLKGLSPVEYRTQASKAA from the exons ATGAAATATTCACTCCCGTTCAAACTCGACGTAGTCCGGTACTATCTTACCGGACACGGCAGCCAAAGGCAGACCGCGAGAAAATTCTCTGTCGCCCATGTCCAGCTACGTCGCTGGATTGCGGCCTATCAACATCATGGTGAGCCAGGGCTGCAACCCGGACGGCAACGACATTACACACCCGAATTTAAGCTCTCTGTCGTCGAGTTTGCCCTCTCCAATCCTTTTTCTTTAGCGGACGTTGCCGCACAATTTGATATCCCCTCATACACGACGCTGGAACACTGGGTTAAGCTCTATCAGGAGAATGGGGCCGAAGCCCTCAACCGGAACCAGCGTGGTCGCCGAATGTATCAGCATCCCAAAACACCCCATGCGGATAAGTCGCCAGATGAGTTGACCCCCGAAGAGATGCGGGAGGAAATCGAGTTTTTACGCGCTCAGAATGACTACATAAAAAAGCTGAGAGCCTTGATGC CAGGAAAACGATGCCCGGGCACGGCGGAAAGGGCAAAAATAGTCACGGCATTAAGGCAAGAGCACCGTTTAGACAGGCTGTTGCATGCCGGTGGGCTGGCGCGCAGCACGTACTATTATTGCTGTAAAGTCGGTCGAGTGCCGGATAAATACCGTGAGGCTAAACAACGAATAGCCGAAGTCTTTAACGTCCATAAAGGCCGTTACGGCTATCGTCGCATAACCTGCGTAATGCGAAAGGAAGGGTACGGTTTAAATCATAAAACCGTGCAAAAACTGATGACAGCGCTGCAGCTGAAGTCACCGGTTCGCCGTAAAAAGTACCGCTCATACAAGGGGAATACAGGCAAGTTGGCACCCAATCTCCTGCAGCGTAATTTTACCGCTCAATGCCCCAATCAAAAGTGGGTAACGGATGTAACGGAGTTCCGGGTTGGTGAGGATAAGCTGTATTTATCACCGGTGCTCGACTTGTACAACGGTGAAATCATCGCTTATGAAGTGGCTCGCCGGGCAGAGTTTAGGCTGGTTAAAAGGATGTTGGACAAGGCGGTAAGCAGGATGAAGCCGGGTGAGCAGTTGCTGTTGCACAGTGACCAGGGTTGGCACTATCAGATGGCGGCTTATCAGCATGCGTTGCGGGTTAACGGGATAAAGCAGAGCATGTCTCGCAAGGGAAATTGCCTGGACAATGCCGTGATGGAGAACTTCTTCGGACATCTGAAAGCGGAGCTGTATTACTTGCAGCGTTTTGAGAGTGTGGAACACCTGGCGCAAGAGATAGACATTTACATTGATTACTACAACTCTCATCGTATCAGGCAGAAACTGAAAGGCCTGAGTCCGGTGGAGTACCGAACTCAGGCCTCGAAGGCTGCGTGA